Proteins encoded together in one Roseibacterium elongatum DSM 19469 window:
- a CDS encoding ArsR/SmtB family transcription factor gives MDDATWRLLRDHAQEASDFLKAISHEGRLMILCALADGEKSVTEIEQLLSSRQAAISQQLARLRLEGLVTARREGKQIFYSLTDDRARRIIEQVYELFSS, from the coding sequence ATGGATGACGCGACATGGCGTCTGTTGCGCGACCACGCGCAGGAGGCGTCGGATTTCCTCAAGGCGATCAGCCACGAAGGGCGTCTGATGATCCTGTGCGCCCTGGCCGATGGCGAGAAATCGGTCACCGAGATCGAACAGTTGCTGTCCTCGCGGCAGGCCGCGATCAGCCAACAACTGGCCCGGTTGCGCCTCGAGGGGCTGGTCACGGCCCGACGCGAGGGCAAGCAGATCTTTTACAGTTTGACAGATGATCGGGCCCGCCGGATCATCGAACAGGTTTACGAGTTGTTCAGCAGCTAG